Proteins from a single region of Sylvia atricapilla isolate bSylAtr1 chromosome 9, bSylAtr1.pri, whole genome shotgun sequence:
- the BARHL2 gene encoding barH-like 2 homeobox protein produces the protein MEGPSGSSFGIDTILSGGSTGSPGVMNGDFRPHGDGRPADFRSQATPSPCSEIDTVGTAPSSPISVSMEHPEPHLGVAESLPPPPHHLHLGPHPPPPSLQSSPPQPPPPQLGSASSGPRTSTSSFLIKDILGDSKPLAACAPYSTSVPSPHHTPKQEGSAAPESFRPKLEQEDGKAKLDKRDDTQGDIKCHGTKEEGDREISSSRDSPPVRAKKPRKARTAFSDHQLNQLERSFERQKYLSVQDRMDLAAALNLTDTQVKTWYQNRRTKWKRQTAVGLELLAEAGNYSALQRMFPSPYFYHPSLLGSMDSTTAAAAAAAMYSSMYRTPPAPHPQLQRPLVPRVLIHGLGPGGQPALNPLANPMPGTPHPR, from the exons ATGGAGGGGCCGAGCGGGTCCAGCTTCGGGATAGATACGATCCTGTCGGGTGGCAGCACGGGCAGCCCCGGAGTCATGAACGGAGATTTTCGCCCCCACGGCGACGGCCGGCCGGCGGATTTTCGGAGCCAGGCCACGCCGTCCCCCTGCTCGGAAATCGACACGGTGGGGACGGCGCCCTCATCGCCCATCTCGGTGAGCATGGAGCACCCCGAGCCGCACCTGGGGGTGGCGGAAagcctcccgccgccgccgcaccACCTCCACCTCGGCCCACACCCGCCGCCGCCGAGTTTGCAGTCGTCGCCCCCGCAGCCACCGCCGCCACAGCTGGGCTCGGCCAGCTCCGGCCCAAGGACTTCCacctcttcttttttaattaaggaCATTTTGGGCGACAGCAAACCGCTAGCGGCGTGTGCACCTTACAGTACCAGCGTCCCCTCTCCCCACCACACTCCCAAGCAGGAGGGTAGCGCGGCCCCGGAGAGCTTCAGGCCCAAACTCGAGCAGGAGGACGGTAAAGCCAAGCTCGACAAACGCGACGACACGCAGGGGGACATCAAATGCCACG GGACAAAGGAGGAGGGCGATCGGGAGATCAGCAGCAGCCGGGACAGCCCGCCAGTGCGGGCCAAGAAGCCTCGGAAGGCACGAACAGCCTTCTCCGACCATCAGCTCAACCAGTTGGAGCGCAGCTTCGAGCGGCAGAAGTACTTGAGCGTGCAGGACCGCATGGACTTGGCCGCCGCCCTCAACCTCACCGACACGCAGGTCAAAACCTGGTACCAGAACCGGAG GACGAAGTGGAAGCGACAGACGGCGGtgggcctggagctgctggccgAGGCCGGGAACTACTCAGCGCTGCAGCGGATGTTCCCCTCGCCCTATTTCTATCACCCCAGCCTGCTGGGCAGCATGGACAGTACGACGGCGGCTGCGGCGGCCGCAGCCATGTACAGCAGCATGTACCGGACTCCCCCCGCGCCGCACCCCCAGCTCCAGCGGCCGCTGGTGCCGCGGGTGCTGATCCACGGGCTGGGGCCCGGCGGGCAGCCGGCCCTCAACCCCCTGGCCAACCCCATGCCCGGCACCCCGCACCCCCGGTGA